A single genomic interval of Antechinus flavipes isolate AdamAnt ecotype Samford, QLD, Australia chromosome 1, AdamAnt_v2, whole genome shotgun sequence harbors:
- the RBBP6 gene encoding E3 ubiquitin-protein ligase RBBP6 isoform X4: MSCVHYKFSSKLNYDTVTFDGLHISLCDLKKQIMGREKLKAADCDLQITNAQTKEEYTDDNALIPKNSSVIVRRIPIGGVKSTSKTYVMTSKSRTILETPFRSRTEPVSGTSKAIDDSSASISLAQLTKTANLAEANASEEDKIKAMMSQSGHEYDPINYMKKPLGPPPPSYTCFRCGKPGHYIKNCPTNGDKNFESVPRIKKSTGIPRSFMMEVKDPNMKGAMLTNTGKYAIPTIDAEAYAIGKKEKPPFLPEEPSSSSEEDDPIPDELLCLICKDIMTDAVVIPCCGNSYCDECIRTALLESDEHTCPTCHQNDVSPDALIANKFLRQAVNNFKNETGYTKRLRKQIPPPPPPIPPPRPLIQRNLQPLMRPPISRQQDPLMIPVTSASTHAATSISSSMTPNQSSLSSAVPINQPSTPAPVPDITATVSISVHSEKPDGPFRDPDNKIIPAAALVSDHPKASSSIAISALMEEKGYQVPVLGTPSLLGQSLLHGQLIPTTGPVRINAARSAGGRPGWEPSINRGRHHGERSQRTQGPSLPATPVFVPVPPPPLYPPPPHTLPLPPGVPPPQFPPQFPPGQPPPAGYSVPPPGFPPAPANLSTPWVSTAVQTAHSNTIPTTQAPPLSREEFYREQRRLKEEEKKKSKLDEFTNDFAKELMEYKKIQKERRRSFSRSKSPYSGSSYSRSSYTYSKSRSGSSRSRSYSRSFSRSHSRSYSRSPPYPRRGRGKSRNYRSRSRSHGYHRSRSRSPPYRRYHSRSRSPPVFRGQSPNKRNIPQGETEREYFNRYREVPPPYDIKAYYGRNVDFRDPFEKERYREWERNYREWYEKYYKGYAAGAQPRPPANRENFSPERFGPLGNRRENSPFARGRREDYSNVQGHRSRNIGGSYPEKLSARDGHTMKDNAKSKEKESENPPGDGKGNKHKKHRKRRKGEENEGFPNTELLESSRKQREPVGGEDIKTDSLFILPSRDDATPVRDEPMEAESITFKPVSEKEKKEKDKPKAKGDKTKRKNEGTTSSKKESTAKPVKASQEKVDVEREKSPRSEPPSKKAKEEVPKTENTKSSSQKDEKTISTPRKAHPKMTKEHQETKSIKEEKAKKEYSKDAKQEKLANKEEKSKKTNEKSKPADAKPEKRKRKAEEKGVDKEHETLSLKNSKPEVAEMMKPSPKRKIEPDVEKTDRTPEKDKTVLTAPAKKIKLNRETGKKIGSGENLPNAKELTEKLEPTSSKIKQEKVKGKVRRKVTTTEGSSSTLVDYTSTSSTGGSPVRKSEEKTDTKRTVIKTMEEYNNDNTAPAEDVIIMIQVPQSKWDKDDFESEEEDIKSTQAVSTVGKPASVIKNVSTKPSNPVKHTEKESEPSEKVQKPPKEVSHEGIQHEAKSSKTCSSSEKGKTKDRDHSVSDKDNSEKRKSSIQTEKDTSVDRINDQGNFKSLSQSSKDTRTSDKHDSGRGSSSKDFTPNRDKKVDYDNRDHSGSKRRDERSDLTRRKDSPSRTKTESSLGQKNKLKDERTDLPKKGVGESKRGNSSPSKDRRPYDHKVAHDSKRSNDDNKSVDKNPVKEREKHISETKNNKEKELSGNKLFCRHSSPDTQIEKEHVTGQNDKTVVKPKPQLSHSSRLSSDLTRETDEAAFVPDYNESDSESNVSAKEEETLGKNPKELKDKVAEKAKENLDTTVVAQIGVRSQSQSSPSVSRSRSHSPSGSQTRSHSSSASSAESQDSKKKKKKKEKKKHKKHKKHKKHKKHTGTELELEKSQKHKHKKKKSKKSKDKEKEKEKDDQKVKSVTV; this comes from the exons ATGTCCTGTGTGCATTATAAATTTTCCTCCAAACTCAACTATGATACCGTTACCTTTGATGGACTGCACATCTCCCTGTGTGATTTGAAGAAGCAAATCATGGGGAGAGAGAAACTCAAGGCTGCTGACTGCGATCTACAGATCACCAATGCACAAACGAAAGAAG aataCACAGATGACAATGCCCTGATTCCCAAGAATTCATCAGTTATTGTAAGAAGAATTCCTATTGGAGGTGTTAAGTCTACAAGCAAGACATATGTTAT GACTTCCAAATCGCGCACAATCCTAGAAACTCCTTTCAG aagtcGAACTGAACCAGTGAGTGGAACCTCAAAAGCA ATTGATGACTCTTCTGCGTCTATTTCTCTGGCCCAGCTTAcaaag ACTGCCAATCTGGCTGAAGCCAATGCTTCtgaagaagataaaattaaagcaatgatGTCACAGTCTGGCCACGAATATGATCCAATCAA ttaCATGAAGAAACCTCTGGGTCCTCCTCCACCATCTTATACCTGTTTCCGTTGTGGTAAACCTGGTCATTACATAAAGAATTGCCCAACAAATGGG gataAAAACTTTGAATCAGTTCCCAGGATTAAAAAGAGTACTGGAATTCCTAGAAGTTTTATGATGGAGGTGAAAGACCCTAACATGAAAGGTGCCATGCTTACCAACACTGGAAAATATGCAATCCCAACTATAGATGC aGAGGCATATGCcatagggaagaaagaaaagccaCCTTTCCTACCAGAGGAACCATCCTCTTCATCAGAAGAGGATGACCCTATACCAGATGAATTGTTATGTCTAATCTGCAAAGATATAATGACTGATGCAGTTGTCATACCTTGCTGTGGAAACAGTTATTGTGATGAAT GTATAAGAACAGCATTGCTAGAATCAGATGAACATACATGTCCAACTTGTCATCAGAATGATGTATCTCCTGATGCTTTAATTGCCAACAAATTTTTACGCCAG GCTGTTAATAACTTCAAGAATGAAACTGGCTATACTAAAAGACTTCGAAAGCagataccaccaccaccacctccaatTCCACCTCCAAGACCACTGATTCAGCGGAACCTACAACCTCTAATGAGACCTCCAATTTCAAGACAACAGGACCCTTTAATGATTCCAGTGACATCTGCATCTACTCATGCTGCTACTTCTATATCATCATCCATGACTCCTAATCAGTCTTCCCTATCATCTGCTGTACCTATAAATCAGCCTTCTACTCCAGCACCAGTTCCTGATATAACTGCCACAGTGTCTATATCTGTCCATTCAGAAAAACCTGACGGACCTTTCCG TGATCCTGATAATAAAATTATACCTGCTGCAGCCTTAGTATCAGACCATCCTAAAGCTTCTTCATCAATAGCAATTAGTGCACTAATGGAAGAAAAG GGCTATCAGGTGCCTGTACTTGGAACACCTTCTTTGCTTGGACAGTCCCTTTTGCATGGACAGTTGATACCTACAACTG GTCCAGTAAGAATAAATGCTGCTCGTTCTGCTGGTGGTAGGCCTGGTTGGGAACC aagcaTAAATCGAGGACGACACCATGGTGAACGTTCACAAAGGACTCAAGGCCCGTCACTACCAGCAACACCCGTCTTTGTACCTGTACCACCACCTCCTTTGTATCCACCACCTCCCCATACACTTCCTCTCCCTCCAGGTGTTCCTCCACCACAGTTTCCTCCACAGTTTCCACCTGGGCAACCACCACCTGCTGGCTACAGTGTCCCTCCTCCAGGTTTCCCTCCAGCTCCTGCAAATTTATCAACACCTTGGGTATCAACTGCAGTTCAAACAGCTCATTCAAATACTATCCCAACAACACAAGCTCCACCCTTATCCAGGGAAGAATTCTACAGAGAGCAAAGACGACTAAAAGAGGA ggaaaagaaaaagtccaAACTAGATGAGTTTACAAATGATTTTGCTAAGGAATTGATGGAATACAAAAAGATTCAAAAGGAGCGTAGGCGCTCATTTTCAAG atctAAATCCCCATATAGTGGCTCTTCTTATTCAAGAAGTTCATATACCTATTCTAAGTCAAGATCTGGTTCCTCACGTTCACGTTCCTATTCTCGATCTTTTAGTCGTTCACATTCTCGTTCTTATTCACGATCACCTCCATATcccagaagaggaagaggaaaaagtcgAAATTATCGTTCAAGATCCAGGTCTCATGGATATCACCGCTCCAGGTCAAGGTCACCCCCGTATCGGCGATACCATTCACGATCAAGGTCTCCTCCAGTTTTTAGAGGGCAATCTCCTAATAAACGAAATATACCCCAAGGAGAAACAGAACGTGAATACTTCAACAGATACAGAGAAGTTCCACCACCATATGATATAAAAGCTTACTATGGTAGGAATGTTGACTTTAGAGACCCATTTGAAAAAGAACGTTACagagaatgggaaagaaattACAGAGAGTGGtatgaaaaatattacaaaggtTATGCTGCTGGAGCACAGCCTAGACCTCCAGCAAATAGGGAGAATTTTTCTCCAGAGAGATTTGGACCATTGGGCAACAGAAGAGAGAATTCTCCCTTTGCTCGAGGTCGCAGGGAGGATTATTCTAATGTACAGGGTCATCGAAGTCGCAATATAGGTGGCAGTTACCCAGAAAAGCTTTCAGCAAGAGATGGTCACACCATGAAGGATAATGCCAAATCAAAAGAGAAGGAGAGTGAAAATCCTCCAGGAGATGGAAAGGGAAACAAACATAAGAAACAtcgaaagagaaggaagggggaagaaaatgaAGGCTTTCCTAACACAGAGTTATTAGAGAGTTCTAGAAAACAAAGAGAACCTGTAGGTGGAGAAGATATTAAAACAGACTCCCTGTTCATTCTCCCCAGTAGAGATGATGCCACTCCTGTTAGAGATGAACCAATGGAGGCAGAATCGATCACTTTTAAACCcgtatcagaaaaggaaaagaaagaaaaagacaaaccaaAAGCAAAAGGTGACAAAACTAAACGTAAAAATGAAGGAACTACTAGTTCCAAAAAAGAGAGCACTGCAAAACCTGTCAAAGCATCCCAGGAAAAAGTGGACGTAGAACGTGAAAAGTCTCCAAGATCTGAACCACCATCCAAAAAAGCCAAAGAGGAGGTGCCAAAGACAGAGAATACTAAATCCTCCtcccaaaaagatgaaaagaccATTAGTACACCCAGAAAAGCTCACCCCAAGATGACAAAGGAACATCAAGAAACTAAATCCATCAAGGAGGAAAAAGCTAAAAAGGAATATTCAAAAGATGCCAAACAAGAAAAACTAGCTAACAAGGAGGAAAAGTCAAAAAAGACTAATGAGAAAAGTAAGCCAGCTGATGCCaagccagaaaaaagaaaaagaaaagctgaagAAAAGGGTGTAGACAAAGAACATGAGACTTTGTCATTGAAAAACTCTAAACCAGAAGTTGCTGAAATGATGAAGCCATCACCAAAGCGCAAAATTGAGCCAGATGTTGAGAAAACAGATAGGACCccagaaaaagacaaaactgtGTTAACTGCCCCAGCCAAAAAGATAAAACTCAACagagaaacagggaaaaaaattggaagtggTGAAAACCTGCCCAATGCAAAAGAACTCACTGAAAAATTGGAACCAACTTCCAgtaaaattaaacaagaaaaagttAAAGGGAAAGTAAGAAGAAAAGTAACAACCACTGAAGGATCTAGCTCGACTCTTGTGGATTAtaccag tACAAGCTCAACTGGAGGCAGCCCTGTAAGGAAGTCTGAAGAAAAAACAGACACAAAACGAACTGTCATTAAGACCATGGAagaatataataatgacaatacaGCTCCTGCTGaagatgttattattatgattCAGGTTCCTCAATCAAAGTGGGACAAAGATGATTTTGAATCTGAAGAAGAAGATATTAAATCTACACAAGCTGTGTCCACTGTAGGAAAGCCTGCTAGTGTTATAAAGAATGTTAGCACTAAGCCATCAAATCCTGTTAAACATACTGAAAAAGAAAGCGAGCCATCAGAGAAAGTTCAGAAGCCCCCAAAAGAAGTAAGCCATGAAGGTATACAGCATGAGGCCAAAAGTTCAAAAACTTGTTCATccagtgaaaaaggaaaaaccaaagaTCGGGATCATTCTGTGTCAGATAAGGACAActctgaaaaaaggaaaagcagcaTTCAGACAGAAAAGGATACTAGTGTAGATCGTATAAATGatcaaggaaattttaaaagtctttctcaATCATCCAAAGACACTAGAACTTCAGATAAGCATGATTCTGGGCGTGGATCTTCAAGTAAAGACTTTACCCCTAATAGAGACAAAAAAGTAGACTATGATAACAGGGATCACTCTGGTTCCAAACGGAGAGATGAAAGGAGTGACTTAACAAGAAGAAAAGATTCTCCTTCTCGAACTAAAACAGAATCTTCATTGGgtcagaaaaataaactgaaggaTGAAAGGACAGATTTGCCTAAAAAGGGAGTAGGAGAATCAAAAAGAGGCAATTCTAGTCCTTCAAAGGACAGAAGACCATATGATCACAAAGTTGCTCATGATTCTAAACGTTCAAATGATGACAATAAATCTGTAGACAAAAACCCAGTTAAAGAGCGAGAGAAGCATATAtcagaaacaaagaataataaggagaaagagttaagtggaaataaattattttgtagacATAGCTCTCCAGATACACAAATTGAAAAAGAGCATGTTACTGGACagaatgataagactgttgtcaAACCTAAACCCCAGTTAAGCCACTCTTCTAGACTTTCTTCTGATTTAACAAGAGAAACTGATGAAGCTGCTTTTGTACCAGACTATAATGAAAGTGACAGTGAGAGTAATGTGTctgcaaaagaagaagaaactttgGGGAAAAATCCTAAGGAACTGAAAGATAAGGTGGCCGAAAAAGCTAAAGAGAACCTGGATACAACAGTAGTTGCCCAAATAGGTGTAAGAAGTCAGAGTCAAAGTAGTCCTAGTGTTAGCCGAAGTCGCAGTCATAGCCCTTCTGGAAGCCAAACACGAAGCCACAGCAGCAGCGCTAGCTCAGCAGAAAGTCAGGAcagcaagaagaagaaaaagaaaaaggaaaaaaagaagcacaagaaacataaaaaacatAAGAAACATAAGAAACACACAGGCActgaattagaattggaaaagagcCAAAAACACAAgcataagaagaaaaaatccaagaaaagcaaagataaagaaaaggagaaggaaaaggatgacCAAAAAGTTAAATCTGTCACAGTATAA
- the RBBP6 gene encoding E3 ubiquitin-protein ligase RBBP6 isoform X5: MSCVHYKFSSKLNYDTVTFDGLHISLCDLKKQIMGREKLKAADCDLQITNAQTKEEYTDDNALIPKNSSVIVRRIPIGGVKSTSKTYVISRTEPVSGTSKAIDDSSASISLAQLTKTANLAEANASEEDKIKAMMSQSGHEYDPINYMKKPLGPPPPSYTCFRCGKPGHYIKNCPTNGDKNFESVPRIKKSTGIPRSFMMEVKDPNMKGAMLTNTGKYAIPTIDAEAYAIGKKEKPPFLPEEPSSSSEEDDPIPDELLCLICKDIMTDAVVIPCCGNSYCDECIRTALLESDEHTCPTCHQNDVSPDALIANKFLRQAVNNFKNETGYTKRLRKQIPPPPPPIPPPRPLIQRNLQPLMRPPISRQQDPLMIPVTSASTHAATSISSSMTPNQSSLSSAVPINQPSTPAPVPDITATVSISVHSEKPDGPFRDPDNKIIPAAALVSDHPKASSSIAISALMEEKGYQVPVLGTPSLLGQSLLHGQLIPTTGPVRINAARSAGGRPGWEPSINRGRHHGERSQRTQGPSLPATPVFVPVPPPPLYPPPPHTLPLPPGVPPPQFPPQFPPGQPPPAGYSVPPPGFPPAPANLSTPWVSTAVQTAHSNTIPTTQAPPLSREEFYREQRRLKEEEKKKSKLDEFTNDFAKELMEYKKIQKERRRSFSRSKSPYSGSSYSRSSYTYSKSRSGSSRSRSYSRSFSRSHSRSYSRSPPYPRRGRGKSRNYRSRSRSHGYHRSRSRSPPYRRYHSRSRSPPVFRGQSPNKRNIPQGETEREYFNRYREVPPPYDIKAYYGRNVDFRDPFEKERYREWERNYREWYEKYYKGYAAGAQPRPPANRENFSPERFGPLGNRRENSPFARGRREDYSNVQGHRSRNIGGSYPEKLSARDGHTMKDNAKSKEKESENPPGDGKGNKHKKHRKRRKGEENEGFPNTELLESSRKQREPVGGEDIKTDSLFILPSRDDATPVRDEPMEAESITFKPVSEKEKKEKDKPKAKGDKTKRKNEGTTSSKKESTAKPVKASQEKVDVEREKSPRSEPPSKKAKEEVPKTENTKSSSQKDEKTISTPRKAHPKMTKEHQETKSIKEEKAKKEYSKDAKQEKLANKEEKSKKTNEKSKPADAKPEKRKRKAEEKGVDKEHETLSLKNSKPEVAEMMKPSPKRKIEPDVEKTDRTPEKDKTVLTAPAKKIKLNRETGKKIGSGENLPNAKELTEKLEPTSSKIKQEKVKGKVRRKVTTTEGSSSTLVDYTSTSSTGGSPVRKSEEKTDTKRTVIKTMEEYNNDNTAPAEDVIIMIQVPQSKWDKDDFESEEEDIKSTQAVSTVGKPASVIKNVSTKPSNPVKHTEKESEPSEKVQKPPKEVSHEGIQHEAKSSKTCSSSEKGKTKDRDHSVSDKDNSEKRKSSIQTEKDTSVDRINDQGNFKSLSQSSKDTRTSDKHDSGRGSSSKDFTPNRDKKVDYDNRDHSGSKRRDERSDLTRRKDSPSRTKTESSLGQKNKLKDERTDLPKKGVGESKRGNSSPSKDRRPYDHKVAHDSKRSNDDNKSVDKNPVKEREKHISETKNNKEKELSGNKLFCRHSSPDTQIEKEHVTGQNDKTVVKPKPQLSHSSRLSSDLTRETDEAAFVPDYNESDSESNVSAKEEETLGKNPKELKDKVAEKAKENLDTTVVAQIGVRSQSQSSPSVSRSRSHSPSGSQTRSHSSSASSAESQDSKKKKKKKEKKKHKKHKKHKKHKKHTGTELELEKSQKHKHKKKKSKKSKDKEKEKEKDDQKVKSVTV, encoded by the exons ATGTCCTGTGTGCATTATAAATTTTCCTCCAAACTCAACTATGATACCGTTACCTTTGATGGACTGCACATCTCCCTGTGTGATTTGAAGAAGCAAATCATGGGGAGAGAGAAACTCAAGGCTGCTGACTGCGATCTACAGATCACCAATGCACAAACGAAAGAAG aataCACAGATGACAATGCCCTGATTCCCAAGAATTCATCAGTTATTGTAAGAAGAATTCCTATTGGAGGTGTTAAGTCTACAAGCAAGACATATGTTAT aagtcGAACTGAACCAGTGAGTGGAACCTCAAAAGCA ATTGATGACTCTTCTGCGTCTATTTCTCTGGCCCAGCTTAcaaag ACTGCCAATCTGGCTGAAGCCAATGCTTCtgaagaagataaaattaaagcaatgatGTCACAGTCTGGCCACGAATATGATCCAATCAA ttaCATGAAGAAACCTCTGGGTCCTCCTCCACCATCTTATACCTGTTTCCGTTGTGGTAAACCTGGTCATTACATAAAGAATTGCCCAACAAATGGG gataAAAACTTTGAATCAGTTCCCAGGATTAAAAAGAGTACTGGAATTCCTAGAAGTTTTATGATGGAGGTGAAAGACCCTAACATGAAAGGTGCCATGCTTACCAACACTGGAAAATATGCAATCCCAACTATAGATGC aGAGGCATATGCcatagggaagaaagaaaagccaCCTTTCCTACCAGAGGAACCATCCTCTTCATCAGAAGAGGATGACCCTATACCAGATGAATTGTTATGTCTAATCTGCAAAGATATAATGACTGATGCAGTTGTCATACCTTGCTGTGGAAACAGTTATTGTGATGAAT GTATAAGAACAGCATTGCTAGAATCAGATGAACATACATGTCCAACTTGTCATCAGAATGATGTATCTCCTGATGCTTTAATTGCCAACAAATTTTTACGCCAG GCTGTTAATAACTTCAAGAATGAAACTGGCTATACTAAAAGACTTCGAAAGCagataccaccaccaccacctccaatTCCACCTCCAAGACCACTGATTCAGCGGAACCTACAACCTCTAATGAGACCTCCAATTTCAAGACAACAGGACCCTTTAATGATTCCAGTGACATCTGCATCTACTCATGCTGCTACTTCTATATCATCATCCATGACTCCTAATCAGTCTTCCCTATCATCTGCTGTACCTATAAATCAGCCTTCTACTCCAGCACCAGTTCCTGATATAACTGCCACAGTGTCTATATCTGTCCATTCAGAAAAACCTGACGGACCTTTCCG TGATCCTGATAATAAAATTATACCTGCTGCAGCCTTAGTATCAGACCATCCTAAAGCTTCTTCATCAATAGCAATTAGTGCACTAATGGAAGAAAAG GGCTATCAGGTGCCTGTACTTGGAACACCTTCTTTGCTTGGACAGTCCCTTTTGCATGGACAGTTGATACCTACAACTG GTCCAGTAAGAATAAATGCTGCTCGTTCTGCTGGTGGTAGGCCTGGTTGGGAACC aagcaTAAATCGAGGACGACACCATGGTGAACGTTCACAAAGGACTCAAGGCCCGTCACTACCAGCAACACCCGTCTTTGTACCTGTACCACCACCTCCTTTGTATCCACCACCTCCCCATACACTTCCTCTCCCTCCAGGTGTTCCTCCACCACAGTTTCCTCCACAGTTTCCACCTGGGCAACCACCACCTGCTGGCTACAGTGTCCCTCCTCCAGGTTTCCCTCCAGCTCCTGCAAATTTATCAACACCTTGGGTATCAACTGCAGTTCAAACAGCTCATTCAAATACTATCCCAACAACACAAGCTCCACCCTTATCCAGGGAAGAATTCTACAGAGAGCAAAGACGACTAAAAGAGGA ggaaaagaaaaagtccaAACTAGATGAGTTTACAAATGATTTTGCTAAGGAATTGATGGAATACAAAAAGATTCAAAAGGAGCGTAGGCGCTCATTTTCAAG atctAAATCCCCATATAGTGGCTCTTCTTATTCAAGAAGTTCATATACCTATTCTAAGTCAAGATCTGGTTCCTCACGTTCACGTTCCTATTCTCGATCTTTTAGTCGTTCACATTCTCGTTCTTATTCACGATCACCTCCATATcccagaagaggaagaggaaaaagtcgAAATTATCGTTCAAGATCCAGGTCTCATGGATATCACCGCTCCAGGTCAAGGTCACCCCCGTATCGGCGATACCATTCACGATCAAGGTCTCCTCCAGTTTTTAGAGGGCAATCTCCTAATAAACGAAATATACCCCAAGGAGAAACAGAACGTGAATACTTCAACAGATACAGAGAAGTTCCACCACCATATGATATAAAAGCTTACTATGGTAGGAATGTTGACTTTAGAGACCCATTTGAAAAAGAACGTTACagagaatgggaaagaaattACAGAGAGTGGtatgaaaaatattacaaaggtTATGCTGCTGGAGCACAGCCTAGACCTCCAGCAAATAGGGAGAATTTTTCTCCAGAGAGATTTGGACCATTGGGCAACAGAAGAGAGAATTCTCCCTTTGCTCGAGGTCGCAGGGAGGATTATTCTAATGTACAGGGTCATCGAAGTCGCAATATAGGTGGCAGTTACCCAGAAAAGCTTTCAGCAAGAGATGGTCACACCATGAAGGATAATGCCAAATCAAAAGAGAAGGAGAGTGAAAATCCTCCAGGAGATGGAAAGGGAAACAAACATAAGAAACAtcgaaagagaaggaagggggaagaaaatgaAGGCTTTCCTAACACAGAGTTATTAGAGAGTTCTAGAAAACAAAGAGAACCTGTAGGTGGAGAAGATATTAAAACAGACTCCCTGTTCATTCTCCCCAGTAGAGATGATGCCACTCCTGTTAGAGATGAACCAATGGAGGCAGAATCGATCACTTTTAAACCcgtatcagaaaaggaaaagaaagaaaaagacaaaccaaAAGCAAAAGGTGACAAAACTAAACGTAAAAATGAAGGAACTACTAGTTCCAAAAAAGAGAGCACTGCAAAACCTGTCAAAGCATCCCAGGAAAAAGTGGACGTAGAACGTGAAAAGTCTCCAAGATCTGAACCACCATCCAAAAAAGCCAAAGAGGAGGTGCCAAAGACAGAGAATACTAAATCCTCCtcccaaaaagatgaaaagaccATTAGTACACCCAGAAAAGCTCACCCCAAGATGACAAAGGAACATCAAGAAACTAAATCCATCAAGGAGGAAAAAGCTAAAAAGGAATATTCAAAAGATGCCAAACAAGAAAAACTAGCTAACAAGGAGGAAAAGTCAAAAAAGACTAATGAGAAAAGTAAGCCAGCTGATGCCaagccagaaaaaagaaaaagaaaagctgaagAAAAGGGTGTAGACAAAGAACATGAGACTTTGTCATTGAAAAACTCTAAACCAGAAGTTGCTGAAATGATGAAGCCATCACCAAAGCGCAAAATTGAGCCAGATGTTGAGAAAACAGATAGGACCccagaaaaagacaaaactgtGTTAACTGCCCCAGCCAAAAAGATAAAACTCAACagagaaacagggaaaaaaattggaagtggTGAAAACCTGCCCAATGCAAAAGAACTCACTGAAAAATTGGAACCAACTTCCAgtaaaattaaacaagaaaaagttAAAGGGAAAGTAAGAAGAAAAGTAACAACCACTGAAGGATCTAGCTCGACTCTTGTGGATTAtaccag tACAAGCTCAACTGGAGGCAGCCCTGTAAGGAAGTCTGAAGAAAAAACAGACACAAAACGAACTGTCATTAAGACCATGGAagaatataataatgacaatacaGCTCCTGCTGaagatgttattattatgattCAGGTTCCTCAATCAAAGTGGGACAAAGATGATTTTGAATCTGAAGAAGAAGATATTAAATCTACACAAGCTGTGTCCACTGTAGGAAAGCCTGCTAGTGTTATAAAGAATGTTAGCACTAAGCCATCAAATCCTGTTAAACATACTGAAAAAGAAAGCGAGCCATCAGAGAAAGTTCAGAAGCCCCCAAAAGAAGTAAGCCATGAAGGTATACAGCATGAGGCCAAAAGTTCAAAAACTTGTTCATccagtgaaaaaggaaaaaccaaagaTCGGGATCATTCTGTGTCAGATAAGGACAActctgaaaaaaggaaaagcagcaTTCAGACAGAAAAGGATACTAGTGTAGATCGTATAAATGatcaaggaaattttaaaagtctttctcaATCATCCAAAGACACTAGAACTTCAGATAAGCATGATTCTGGGCGTGGATCTTCAAGTAAAGACTTTACCCCTAATAGAGACAAAAAAGTAGACTATGATAACAGGGATCACTCTGGTTCCAAACGGAGAGATGAAAGGAGTGACTTAACAAGAAGAAAAGATTCTCCTTCTCGAACTAAAACAGAATCTTCATTGGgtcagaaaaataaactgaaggaTGAAAGGACAGATTTGCCTAAAAAGGGAGTAGGAGAATCAAAAAGAGGCAATTCTAGTCCTTCAAAGGACAGAAGACCATATGATCACAAAGTTGCTCATGATTCTAAACGTTCAAATGATGACAATAAATCTGTAGACAAAAACCCAGTTAAAGAGCGAGAGAAGCATATAtcagaaacaaagaataataaggagaaagagttaagtggaaataaattattttgtagacATAGCTCTCCAGATACACAAATTGAAAAAGAGCATGTTACTGGACagaatgataagactgttgtcaAACCTAAACCCCAGTTAAGCCACTCTTCTAGACTTTCTTCTGATTTAACAAGAGAAACTGATGAAGCTGCTTTTGTACCAGACTATAATGAAAGTGACAGTGAGAGTAATGTGTctgcaaaagaagaagaaactttgGGGAAAAATCCTAAGGAACTGAAAGATAAGGTGGCCGAAAAAGCTAAAGAGAACCTGGATACAACAGTAGTTGCCCAAATAGGTGTAAGAAGTCAGAGTCAAAGTAGTCCTAGTGTTAGCCGAAGTCGCAGTCATAGCCCTTCTGGAAGCCAAACACGAAGCCACAGCAGCAGCGCTAGCTCAGCAGAAAGTCAGGAcagcaagaagaagaaaaagaaaaaggaaaaaaagaagcacaagaaacataaaaaacatAAGAAACATAAGAAACACACAGGCActgaattagaattggaaaagagcCAAAAACACAAgcataagaagaaaaaatccaagaaaagcaaagataaagaaaaggagaaggaaaaggatgacCAAAAAGTTAAATCTGTCACAGTATAA